A region of the Planktothrix tepida PCC 9214 genome:
GTTTCCGAAATCATTAACAATGCTGCGTGTTTTCCGGCTGGAATTATATCTTTAAATGCAGTAAAATAGGAGGGGATGGGAGATGCACAAACAGAGATTAATTTTTTAATAACCCCATCGGATAACGCTAAGGCTTGACCAAATCGAGCCGAGGTCATAAAATCATCAAAGGTAACAATAATTTCTGACCAAGGATAGGCAGGAGCTAAGGGAATTTCTAACTCAGTAATAATTCCATTTGTACCATAAGCATGATTGACTTTCTGCACATCATCCCCTCTTAATTCAATGATATTTGGTTCATCTTCCAGTGTCACAACTCGCGCAGCTTGTAAGTTACCGCGATCTCGTAATTGTCCATAAGTAATGGAACCAATTCCCCCACTTCCCCCCTCAATAAATCCTCCAATTGTTGCAGTCCGATAGGTGGAAGGAACCATGCGTAATTCCCATCCCATTTCCCGCGCTTGTTTATCAAATGCTGCTAATTTTACCCCCGGTTCTACACAAGCTAAACCCGGTTTTATCCATTTAATAGTATTCAATTTAGAAATATCTAAAATTACTCCCCCTTCTAAGGGAATACACTGTCCATAATTTCCGGTTCCCGCACCCCGAACTGTAAGCGGAACTTTATATTTCACACAAACTTTAGCCACTTGTAAAACTTCAGCTTCCGTTGTGGGACGCACCACAACATCTCCGGTTTTATCCTTAAGTAACGGTTGCAAAATCGGACTGAAATGGTAATAGTCTTGAGACAGTTTCATCACTTGGGTTTGATCCCGAATAATTTCAATCCCTGATAGTTCAGAACAGAAGGTATCCCAGTTAATATCAATCATGGCTAGGCTTTAACGAGAAAATTTTATTATAGTCTTTATAATATTAATAATAGCTTCGTGTGGGATGCGTGCACCGCACTGATACACCCCACCGATGAAACGGAATTAACGAATAGTAGCCAACTGTTTTTCCCCAGAAATCGGCGCGCTTAACGCTTCTTCTAAGGGGGCTCGTCCTAAACGTTCTTCTAAAATATCCATTACCGTGCGTCCAAAATCATTGGGGTTGCGGTTCCAGGCTTCTAAACAGATTTCCCCAAAAAATGATCCCAATGGTTCTGGGTTCCAGAGTAATTTTCTGGCTGTCCAAGGCATTAAACTCATGGGATTATACCCTGGTTTTAACATATCCTTTTTGAAGGCATATTCCTCTAAATGGGTGTGGGGTTGTAACCCAATAAAGAAAATCGCAGGTTCCACTTTATCCGCCCCAAAAATCGCTTCTAATTCCCGATGATAAGAGATAGTTTGACGAATGGTATCAAAGGTTTCATCAATGACATTAAAGGAATAATTTACCGAAACCAAATCATTAAACCCGGCTGCTTTTAAATCTTGACAATTTTCTAAAACCACTCGTAGGTTATATCCCATCCGCATTTTTCTAACTAATTCCTGGGAACCGCTAGTAATGCCAATTTCAAAATAATTCATCCCCGTTTTTGCCATTAATTGACATAATTCAGGGGTTAAATTATCCGCCCGAATATAAGCCGCCCAGTGAATATCGCTCATCCCGGCATCAAGAATTTTCTGTAATAATTCTACCGCATCATCAATAAATCGACGGGCGGGAATAAATTGAGCATCGGTAAACCAAAAATTTCTAATTCCCCGGTTATAAAGTTGCTGCATTTCCGCTACAACTTCATCAGCCGGATTAATTCTAACTTGTTTTCCTTCAATGACCGTGTAAATACAATAACAACAGTTATGGGGACAACCCCGCTTTGTTTGTACGCCAATATAAAAGTCTTGGTCTTGAAAATAATATTGAAATTCCGGCCAAATTGTTTCAATATAATCGTAATTGCAAGCTGTTTTTTCAAAATTCATGGGTTGTTCATGAATTAAGCGATCTCGCGGTGTTGTTTCTCCCACAATATAACAACGTTCCTCGGCTAAATCCTCCCCTCTTAATAACTTTTCTAATAAACTTTCCCCTTCCCCAACAGAAACAATACTTCCTTTCGGTAAACTTGTTCCCAACTGTTCATAAAAAACACTGACAGCCCCGCCCCCAACAACAACCCGCGCTTGAGGGTTATATTTTTGAGAACGAGATAATCCGCGTTTAATTAATCCTAAATTGCGCCACAGTTCGGTATAATAGGACGACGCTAACTTTAAGCCGCCCAACGCTCCCCGTAATTTAATTAAAGGGTTTTTAGCATAATAAAATTCAAAGGCATTTTGCAGAGGATTTCCACCCCGTCCGCCCACAGGCGCGTAAATTTGAATATCTCGCCAAGAAAACACTAATAATGTTGGTTGAAACTCATCGACACAAGCATCCAATGCAGCAGCATAATCCAAAGGAGGAACAGCCCCTAAATCAAAAATGCGTTGTTGAACGGTGGGAAACAGCTTGTGAACGTGATCAGACAGATAAACCACCCCAATTGGGAAAATGGGGTTACAGGGGAGACGGACGTAAAGGATCTTATCTTCCATAGGGCTGCTGTGGGTCAGGCGGAACTAAGGCTAAAATCAGTGAAGTTATATCGACTTCATTTAACATTCCTTAACACTATAGCGCTACGCATTACAGTTAGGACAATTCTAAATTCCGAAATCCTTTCATTTCTTACTATTCCCTATTCCCTGGCCCTGTTCCCTAGTGCTACGCACTAACGAATTTTGGTGCGTTTAGGGTTGCCAATCTGAGAAAATGATGAAGTTTGGATAAGCACAGGGGACAGGGATTAATCGATCCCCATCCCCTGAAGCTCAACTTTTTTCAGAATTTTAATTTTGAAAGAATTTCTTTAAAATCAGGTGAAACCTTTGAATGGGTTGAGAAGTTTGCCCAAAAAATGGTGAGTACAATAGCTGATTGGTAGTCGCAGTTACAACCAACGGGGATCAGCAAATGTTAACGTGACAAGTAATCCATAAAATGTTTAGCTCAAAGCCCCTTGATTCAGATATGGCTCAAATTCTTGATCCCCTACCGTCGAATAGTTCTGGTCGAATTTTGTGCTGCTATGTTAATGCTACCAGCCATATTCAGATCGCTCGCATTACTAACGTTCCGAACTGGTACTTTGAGCGGGTAGTATTCCCAGGACAACGTTTAGTGTTTGAGGCGATTCCCCAAGCGACCCTA
Encoded here:
- a CDS encoding FAD-binding oxidoreductase, encoding MIDINWDTFCSELSGIEIIRDQTQVMKLSQDYYHFSPILQPLLKDKTGDVVVRPTTEAEVLQVAKVCVKYKVPLTVRGAGTGNYGQCIPLEGGVILDISKLNTIKWIKPGLACVEPGVKLAAFDKQAREMGWELRMVPSTYRTATIGGFIEGGSGGIGSITYGQLRDRGNLQAARVVTLEDEPNIIELRGDDVQKVNHAYGTNGIITELEIPLAPAYPWSEIIVTFDDFMTSARFGQALALSDGVIKKLISVCASPIPSYFTAFKDIIPAGKHAALLMISETSLEPFQELVKEYQGEICYQKSSQEAGKGTTIMEYTWNHTTLHARSVDPSITYLQTLLPADRKLELLEHLYDHFGDEVMQHLEFLRLHGEMHPASLQLVRFTTEERLNEIIRYHEERGAVIFNPHTYILEDGGMKMINLEQLQFKQQVDPYGLLNPGKMKAWLEREKYL
- a CDS encoding photosystem II high light acclimation radical SAM protein, encoding MEDKILYVRLPCNPIFPIGVVYLSDHVHKLFPTVQQRIFDLGAVPPLDYAAALDACVDEFQPTLLVFSWRDIQIYAPVGGRGGNPLQNAFEFYYAKNPLIKLRGALGGLKLASSYYTELWRNLGLIKRGLSRSQKYNPQARVVVGGGAVSVFYEQLGTSLPKGSIVSVGEGESLLEKLLRGEDLAEERCYIVGETTPRDRLIHEQPMNFEKTACNYDYIETIWPEFQYYFQDQDFYIGVQTKRGCPHNCCYCIYTVIEGKQVRINPADEVVAEMQQLYNRGIRNFWFTDAQFIPARRFIDDAVELLQKILDAGMSDIHWAAYIRADNLTPELCQLMAKTGMNYFEIGITSGSQELVRKMRMGYNLRVVLENCQDLKAAGFNDLVSVNYSFNVIDETFDTIRQTISYHRELEAIFGADKVEPAIFFIGLQPHTHLEEYAFKKDMLKPGYNPMSLMPWTARKLLWNPEPLGSFFGEICLEAWNRNPNDFGRTVMDILEERLGRAPLEEALSAPISGEKQLATIR